The Elgaria multicarinata webbii isolate HBS135686 ecotype San Diego chromosome 7, rElgMul1.1.pri, whole genome shotgun sequence nucleotide sequence agAACCTGAGAAGTGCATCAATACTAGCATCCCGCCGTCACCTATTGAgctttggaatatggcttctgcaagtaacattcacattcaggtgtgtgtgtatgtgtgtgtgttttcagtgttctgtctaaaaagttttccaaatagatttaatgttaatagttttaaaatatcttttaggctcctgaagcattggcaaacaaTCAGCCGGCGCATCTCACCCTGAAAAATCTTCTTGGACTGTCGATTGatgaaacacagcacattttaccAAGAAAGCGTCGAGGAGCTATGCGTGGAATTGTCAGAGCAACCATTTATGGCATCTTGAAACACTGCCTAAGCCAGTATCTGTATGAGAGCTGTATCGGTTGTACAATTCAGGCCCCTGGACAGAGCTCTCACGAATGTACAGTATGGacagaaaatgacatttccacaaaactacgcattctttgtgcaaaactctggtttcagcctgtgttgcatgttgttatcctcattggttattctctaaattgtcttgctttgacctcagagaatGTGGACCAGGTCTTAATTCTGACTACAGAGATTAGCAGAGCTATAAATCCTCGAATGTaccttgaaaaaattatgaagacTACCGACCAATCCTTTCTTCAACATGTAGAACGCGTAATCAAAGATCGGCCCTATAAGTCATTTCTTACatctgtaaatgctgtttttagaaattctgtctaaattccttcattgttaaattgttttgcatcattgagaattaaaaaataaagaaaactttatttctttatgtaagcaatagttttattttatttcacaccacaggtacataatcccatcatggaaggaactaagccagggtggggggtcagggaaggaaatgaacaagggcaaatctaatcactgttgcatggggcagaaggaactgagccattgtggagtcaacattggctttcaccaggggcaaatctaatcactgttgcatggggcagaaggaactaagtcggggtgggggtcagggatggaaatgaacaagggcaaatctaatcactgttgtatggggcagaaggaactaagccattgtggagtcatcaTAGGTTTTCATCAGGGGCAAacctaatcactgttgcatggggcagaaggaactaagccagtgaggggtcaacattggctttcaccagaggcaaatctaatcactgttgcatggggcataagcaactaagccattgtggagtcatcaTAGGTTTCCAccaggggcaaatctaatcactgttgtaatGGGGTTGGAAGTCTCAGCCAATGACAGTCTTCAAAACTAGAACCTGAAGGACAACACCCAGAgccaaaaagtatataaagaatcaGAGCAATGCAGAAGCCATCTTTGCAGCCCATAGGAATCTGAAGTTCTCCGGCATGTaaatggtgagtgattttttcttttccttcaactctctatttctaaagaaatatttttcagcttatttatctctgctaaatacacagaatagcaaatcctaaatgcatgcttattttaattttgattgtggtATAGAAACTCTATCTTTTCAATTGagggagcatgataaaaaatagcccaagcatatggccgtgtgtatgagaaggtagttacttttacttaaatataaggcgttttacattttaactatgaaccctttaaattggagctagggtaaaatgcttgtgccttgggtaagtggccactactgtaacaataataaaaagtcccacacttatggcttaaggtattttaattcatagacacagctgaaatttctatacaggaaaaaacagccatttcagagcgtaacatttaagaaaaaaagacagacatttttctcccagacGGTAGGACGGTTTCTCGGCCTTAGCCACattgaataatccattttcctgtggcaaagagagtaaaacagtttcagttaggatatacagtactaatatagtttgccttttacccgatttcttcaaaggagtcatacccagccaccattttcattgatccactgtgccttggtgttgtggatatattctgccatgaactctaccatctgtcttgtgttttcatgagtcataagaatcccacatgcttgtagtttctttaaaagagcaaacccaaacagaataatcgataataaacgtccaaaattaatttttccatcagaaaattcttctttcatcACAAGATTGAAAATTCTACAGCCATCCTCCATAGAACGCAGTTCAAGTGTATCCATAAGCGTCAACAGCTCCTTGTTAGCAAAATCGTGATACATAGAGGtaagtttctgtaaaatcagagttgttctgtattgtgatgttttaggtgatggttgtccagaagtacagttcaaatagtttacaaagagtttgtaaacataatcaaatgatacaggatccattggcctttgaagcatagtaaaaaaaaatgtccgacgctcttttgtgttgtatctggtcatatgtgGGCTAGCCCCAACATGTCCTTGAGGAATACCTGAGGAATACCTGTTGTGTATTCAAACTACTTGTGTTTTACAGAAGGTGTTTGTGAAATGTCGCAACAAAAGAAAATCGCTCAACCAGGGAGCCAGAGCCCcatacatgaacctacccatactgaaaatcagggtaaagacaaatatgattgttatttcatttttattttgggggtagggttgtcttgtcatgaaaatattgtgtaaatgttgaatgtttattttcCCCCCAGAACAATCAGATGACCACGCACCCAATGAGAATgtcaaacctcaagattcaaagaCTGAGACAACACATGAGGGGCCCCAAGCGTCAAAGGCCGACAGACCTGGAGGCCACGGTAAAGCCAAACGAAAACTCAAACACCTCACGGGGAACACTTTAAAGCCGTTTAAAAAACGGAAAGTGGgcacttctgcttctgataaTTTAGATGACGTGCTTGAAAGGTACAAGCAATGTGCTGAGGAGGCTATGTCAGCTTTGAGTGCCAGCTTACTGAGACCCCATACgtcaacaaaatatttggaagcagcccaggctaaaatttctttttcttttttttttattaaattttttatttttatttttcttcaacaacaacaacaaaaagaacataatacctaAACATAAAATAccctttatatcatatattcaagcttaatctattaaacatattcattctcaacataacagtgcaccccccacctcgggatctcattcctgtttccaaaaactcatagtttcttctgttggtggtttcccgcttcccttagaaaacacaaactctaggaactttttccagattccctcaaaatcattcgtttttactatacctcttttcattttaatcttgcatgtcaatttatcattactagcaatatcccacacttctttataccattcttcaatacaataatctccttgagtcttccagttcctagctacgattaaccttgcagccgtcagcaaatttgttatcagttccttagtttctttactacatttaagatcttcttgcagtgagagtaatgcaatccttggtgtgtcctctattttaattccaacaatctgctcaatctcgaagaacaccatcttccacaacttttgcacatatttacaatcccaccacatatgtaaatacgttcctttttcaccacaacccctccaacaatctgctgaatgctgattattaatcttatctaatctaaccagagttaaataccacctccataaaattttataataattctcctttattcttactgacgtatttctcaacactctctgtctccatagtccttcccaactctgctgtcctatctgtatcttcaaatcagtctcccaaaccacttttcctacactatccaacaatcctttctcagctaatatattatataattgtctcattaacccttttgtccctatatttttgtcccttatcgatttctttttttcctattagtttctcgaacttcgtcatctctccacactctccattttctcttacccaatttttagtccattgttccaattgcccatagtttaaccacgttaattttatatcttttaaaacctcctccaacctctctcttgtattcatccctcttagccattctcttagtttaattttatttttctctattaaaactttacttaatctgttctttaaatcttcaggaaaattctttaacattatcactggtgttaaggaggagctgcttgaaagcagttcctttttatatttgttccagagttcccagtggaacttcaaaaactgattatctaaatcattaacccattttcctttccctctttccttaaagaatacattatgcaattttaattctatgttacttgttgattttttctccgtccaatctaaatcacctacacctaaaattgcttcaacaatgtgtcttaacctatttgcttaTTATAGTGGTGGCCAACTCACCACCCAccatcacacacagagacacacaattCTCTGGAATGACTTAACCTCTAGGACATTGGGAGTAAATCCAAGATGGCAGCTGGAAGCTGCTTGGCACAGGGGCACCAgattaaaagttgttgttgtttttatttgattttaaaaatggggcCAAGGGCAGTCATGGAACCTGCCAGGGTACTTGGGACCTGAAAGCTGGATGAGTACACCTTACGGTGGCACTGGGCCTGATATTTGTAGGGATGGAAGAGAAGAATTTGTCCACTTCCCAAATTTCACCCTTTGGAAcagctatgggcatgtctagatgagggcttatcccggggatcaccccgggatcatccctgtgcatccacatgacacacagggcatcctgtgggtagggagggatgatctctccctttctctgggataaccgggacagctttaatcctgacttttcccacggtgTCAGGATTGCCCCAAGAATGCAGGAAGTGTGAGCAGCCATCTTGGTTTCATCcctgctccttgtgagtaaacgcaaggagccaggaaccaggcatggggcaggaGGTCCTcaggcatggagctctgtgcccatcagggatgggagggggattttttaaaataagtaaaataaaacccTACCTGTATTGCTGGAGCACTCGTGCTctcattttcgattaaaaaaaaaccaaaatgacaGACGCAACATCCTCTTTCTCTCGGGATGTCACACACCGTGTGtgggctgagggggaggatctcacaatcaccatatcgcgagatcctccctcttccctccctaggtctagacatgccctatgtgaaacaaaacttagggccttgctagacctaccttagaatccgtgtgggaggaggggccaggctgcgctagaagtagcgtggcctgtaggccccatccacacATGAGACGcgatggggccgagggaagccccattgcgtccaccatttttttttttacttaaacggGCCGCATGTGCAGCAGTGCACCAACGGCCAAGgtaagggtatttttttttaaaaaaaaaatagggacccctgcccccaattccccccatgacttcccctggcctccgatcccccctgtcTCCacttgctgtgtcctgctgccacgGATGTCCCCAGCCACCCTGTCCCGCTGCCactgccgatgtccccagccgccctgtcccactgctgctgccactatctccagccggcttttcctgttgtcgccatgtcctgcaggctggAACATCTGGGGACATCTgaggcagcaggacacagcaggtgggaacagggggggatcggaggccaggggaggtcgtgggggggaattgggggaagggggcgggagcgctgcagcccatccgccgcttttcccggctactcgtgcgtaactgcagtagccaggaaaagcagcagaatggtCAACATgcccacggtcccggcctcagcttgacctgaggccgggaccgcgggaagaaccgcgGTACAAGTGGTTTCTGTTAGCGCAGTTTCTgctagcgcggtgccagggcggctcgagccctggATGAGgtagggatcccctgtgcgtcatctggactcacagggacgagcacgggcctcgcactgcgctaacccatggtctagcaatggcctaagtgaAGTTTGAAATGCACACGTTTCTAAAACCGCCATTGGAGTTTTCCAATCAAAACATCTATACAAAGGTGCAAAGCAAGGTATGAGTGCTGActtgttctgactaaaacctggaatgaATTCAATGCCCTGCtggcattggaaccaccagcctcccgtGGCGGGACGGAAGGAACACTAAGTTCTGAGTGACTGTCTGCCCCAGTGACGTAAATGGAGATGAACTAAAAACTTGGACATGATTCCATGTCTCAGATTCCTAACATCGGGAGGGTGGGTCATGCCACATCACAAGAGTTTAATCATGGCTATCTGACCATcaagatcatctgtggctaaagAGCTTTATATTTTCTTTCTCACAAAATAATATTTGGTTAAGCACATctactgccctcttttgtatctcctcATTCCGGGCAGGGCTTGGAACCCTGTGGTCTAGGGTAGCCCTGCCTGTTTATTCCACCCCCTCCCACTGGAAGGATGAGTCATTTATGGAGCATGTAAGAGGCAGGTGTGTTTTCTGGAGGCTGGTGGAGGTGACCAATTTTGAATTGTGGTCTGTGGGACCACCAACTATTTGCTAATGTGAATCACCTACTTCACAGTGTGCCCTTGGTGGTGTGGAGCACGCTGCTTTTAGATCGAACAGTTCTTTAGCAACTTACCTACTGAAGGAACTCCGTGTGCTGTGCAGTCTGTATGCTGTATTCATCAGcctcctgcccatcactggactTTTCCAGCCACCACTGCAAGGTCTGGTAGAAGATGGTTAGCAGCAAGCAAAAAgaatgaatatgagccaacagcgcgatgtggctgcaaaaaaagcaaatgctattttgggctgcctgaatagaagtaaagcttccaaatcgtgtgaggtgcCGGTTCccctgtattcggccctggttaggcctcatcttgagtattgcacccagttctgggcaccacacttcaagaaagatgcagacaagctggagcgtgttcagaggaaggcaacgaggatgatcagtggtctggaaacaaagccctatgaagagagactgaaagaactgggcatatttagccttgagaagagaagattgaggggagatgtgatagcactcttcaaatacttgaaaagttgtcacacaggagggccaggatctcttcttgatcatcccagagtgcaggacacagactaatgggctcaagttacaggaagccagattccggctggacatcaggaaaaacttcctaactagaaccagttacctagggaggttgtggtctctcccacactagaggccttcacgaggcagctggacagctacctctcgggaatgctttaaggtggattcctgcactgagcagggggttggactcaatggccttataggaaccttccacctctactattctattatgattctatgaaaataagaCAAATACAAAAAttgaagaggagaaaaatgtcaaaCTCTGAAAAAATAATCAAGATTAAGAGAAAGTGTGCTGCATAATTCATGAGGTGTCATTTTTGATTTGCGTCAGATGACATATTTCCCTTCATTCATCCTAATTACCAATACTGCTTTTGTGAAATAGAATTTGGGCACTGTATTTACTGCCTGTCAAATGGCATATTTATGTCATCCTGCATAATTATCAATTGGTGGAACTGCATCATTGCTACTTCTGGAGATGTCACTATGAGTTATTTGGAAGGTATAAATCTGCAAAATGCAAGGGTTTTCAGTAGTATTATTTCATTAAAAATGCACCACATAAGTTCAGTGGAtagttagaaagagagagagagagagagagagagagagagagagagagagagagagaaatgtgccaGACACTTTTAGTTATGTTGTCCTTGAAGACGCCATATTGTGATGTGGGGGTCTGTATCATctgaaggccctgatcatgtcctatagacacttggtaaccaatcaggctacctgaatgcacagctggccatatatggagcaaagtaactgctATAAGGCGAACGTAGCAGCAGCCAGAAAGGCACTGCCAGCTGCGCACgcatcctgtaccttgatgtataaatatATCTATACCACATCCGCCCAAGTTAGTTGGAGCTGGGTGTAACATGCACATGCTCTTGCGTGTATGACCTGTCTCTGTATCGAtacaataaacaactcttaagaatacctggttctgtctcacttggagataagtccggttggacaacctaacccatcatccacatcaattgCACTATGAATTATTTGGAGTTGACGCTTTTGCTATACTTCAGTTGTGTTTTAAGGAGCTACTTGAAagtttggattattattttttgagaaataataatttcaaaaataattaaTCCAGTGGTTGGAAATTGAAACTGCACTCCGCACATACATGTTCTTTGCCTTCTTGAGAACCGCCTACTGTGAGTGCCATTACTACAAAATGTCATTGAATGGTGCTCTTGTTCCAGATGCTTGGTGTCAAGGAGCATGAACAGAGAAGGAGCAGAGCCTTGTTACAGCTGGCCCCTGTGTTTTGAGATCCACCTCTAAGGAGCTCATCAGGCTAGCTCCTTTATTTCATTAGGAGGTCGGCAAAGACCTTTACTttgaggaagatttttttttagagagTGTAGTAAAAAGAGGGGAGAAGAAATAGAAAACCCTATTTTGAAaaaccattgggaaatttggcgaTCACATAAAAAGGAGTTATTTTTgagtatatctccattaacacctgtgatagtgttaaggaatttccctgggaatttaaaagagagattgagtaaaattttaatagagaaaaaaataatgaggttaaaaGATTGGTTGAGAGAGACGAAAACAGGTGGGAAATTAGAAGaggtgtttaagggggagaacttaacttggttaaattattgctAATTGGAGCAATGGTCgaaaaaatgggtaagagataatggagagtgcagaaaaatgacgaaatttgaagagttgattttaaagaaagaaattgagaaaggagaaaacaaaaggataaaaggtttaacaagtgaaatatatagaattttGGTTGAAAAGAGGGAGATAGAaaaatggggaagatggtttgggaaactgatttgagggtgcagatagggcagcagagttgggagggaatatggagacagagagtgttgagaaatatgtctgtgagaataaaagaaaattattataaaattgtatggaggtggtatctgaccccggtgagattaaatagaataaataagatgaattcactTTGAGGAAGATTTTATGGGCTATTTTGTTTCTTTGATTGAGACATCTTGGTTTAATATTGAGAGCTAGTCTGATACAGTGGTGAGAATGTCAGTCTAGGATAGGAAAGACCTGCTTTAAATCTTCATTTAGATGTGGAAACACAACAGGTAATCCCAGGCTAAGAATCTCcactgctgggaaatccagttcagTTTTGGCTTGGTGGAGTTCATGTAGAACTCTCTTTGTGTTTGCGAGCCGAGCGTCTGGCTGTTTCGCAAACTCTGGAatgtattttgtgcatttttgggaaggttctgcaatttgtgcaaatttctaagtAATTTGTACAAGTGATGGTtgaatttgcagaaattccaATCAGGTTTTTGCACATTGTGTCTGAATTTGCACCAATTAAGCAAAAAAAGGGCTtccatttgcataatttgcaccaATTCAGCTGTCCGTTGCACCGATTTGACCATCATTCACACACATTGCTcataaatttgcgcaaattgtgaaCATTTGCCCTGCAAAATGCACAACGTTCCCAGAAAACCCCtaaactggcctgactcacttCAGATGGAATCAGGTGCTGTAAGAGGAAATGAAATGCATTCCAGTGGAAAAGGGGGGGAGGCAAGCCTAGAAAACTCATCAACCTTCACCCCCaacagatttctctggcatccctactCCATGCCAGTTgctctctcaggccatagctagatgagggcttagcccgaggatcgccccaggatcatccctgtgcatccagatgacgcacaggggatccagggggcagggagggtttCTAGCCCTGTTTTTTCATGGTCCTGgactgatcccgagactgcgttttgtcctggctcctcgtgagtaaccacagatgagctctgtgcccatcgggggtggggtgggggagcgggtgaaatttatttatttatttttaaaaaaacacttaccttctgcgcacgagcactcacGCGTTccgtttccttttaaaaacaaaaaatggcggccgcaatgtcgtGCGCTACGCgtaaaccagggcgacgatctcgtgatcatagaATCGCGAGATTGCCTCCCTCCGACACCCCCCCCCGTCCGGCTGAGGCCTTAGCCTAACTTAAAATGGGCGAAAAAAAGATGGAGCCAGGTGTACATCCCTTGCGTGGGAGTCCCACAGACACGGGGCCACCACACGCAAAAATCCCCAGGCGTTGTGGCCAGGAATCTAACTGAGCCAATGGATCAGCTTTTGTGACTGATCTGAGCTCCACTCAGGAATGGGTACTAACTGGAGGGGAGCACATGCCATGTAGGACAAGAGAACCAGTAATGGAGCATCAGCAGCCAACACCGAAGCTTATGTAGAGCAAAGCCCTGTAACCCATCTCTACCTGAACATATTGTGTGCCAATATAATGAGTCCC carries:
- the LOC134401975 gene encoding uncharacterized protein LOC134401975, producing METPSTPMRPIEVSTPMAPERPKPRKRYLSTSSDDEQFPPTKTPQEEDEEISQIWQSLLDSISIPNSIMQEPAAEAVTAEEPEKCINTSIPPSPIELWNMASASNIHIQAPEALANNQPAHLTLKNLLGLSIDETQHILPRKRRGAMRGIVRATIYGILKHCLSQYLYESCIGCTIQAPGQSSHECTIENSTAILHRTQFKCIHKRQQLLVSKIVIHREQSDDHAPNENVKPQDSKTETTHEGPQASKADRPGGHGKAKRKLKHLTGNTLKPFKKRKVGTSASDNLDDVLERLTEEIQRCFVFVCGHRESALSPRETSVATMATKANKAQAIWTTSVCRHRCC